Genomic segment of Bicyclus anynana chromosome 7, ilBicAnyn1.1, whole genome shotgun sequence:
agaaatgtaggaagaccAATCAGACGGTGGGCTGATGATATCACTCAGATAGCCAGAAACGAAAGGATGAAACCTGGCAAAGACAGGGAGTTGTCGAAGAAGATGGAGGATTCCTTTTCCCTTTCAGGGGTCCGTATTTAAAAAGATCATACTaacttttgacgacctccgtggcgcaatggtatgcgcggtggatttacaagacggaggtcctgggttcgatcccggctgggccgattgaggttttcttaatttgtccaggtctggctgatgggaggcttcggccgtggctagttaccaccctaccgacaaagacgtaccaccaagcaatttagcattccggtacgatgtcgtgtagaaaccgaaaaggggtgtggattttcatcctcctcctaacaagttagcccacttccatcttagacggcATCATCactcatcaggtgagattgtagtcaagggctaacttgtaaagaataaaaaaaaactaatattacttacataatttaagaacttttgaaacgtaattcagaaatgtaatgtaaatatggataaaacggcttatttatttattttatttattagacaaTTTAGGCATATTATGCATACGAGCTAATTCGGTATTCATTTGCAAGTATGGAGTCAGTTCGCTACGACTGCAGTCGCCTCGTCTATGCGAGGTCCATCGCTAGCGCAACGGCCATAAACGCGACACTATCTCCGTCTTATCAGTGCTTATCGCAGACAACGTGATTTAGCGCCGCGCACTCATCGCGTGAATTATGGCCCGGCGGTCGCCTCCGTCACAGTATCCGTCATATTTATGTGGTCGTGGCCCAATTACGGCCTATTTACGGCGCGCTGCGGCCGCGCCAGCGAGCGACTCGTAAACTTGTACTGATAACTGTGGAATGGCCGTAACTATTTTAAAGggcgtttttattattttttaagcgAGCGATGATCAAAAATGGAACAAAGTGTAATCGGCCGCTGCGGTTGTGTATGGTAATCtaatacaaacattttaaagaTAGGTTTCTCAATAACGCGCAAGCGGCTTCTGAAAGAAGTCAGGAAGGCACgcagtttaatattattgatattgtaacatattttatctaattacaGCAACTTTGTTATTGTGTAGGTAAATCCTGATTATGTAAGTACATACAGTAGGTAATGACAttctaagtaggtaggtattatttatgtacctagTAAGTAGACTTCCATTTAGAttggtagtaggtaggtatgtaccaACTTAGTATGTACTAACTAATATAGGTACCAATTTAGTTACCTAAATAGGTGAGACATCTACCTATTTGTAACTCATTTACCTATTGTAACGACCTTTTCTCTGGCAGCACTAAAGAAATCCATGAGGTTTTAGGTTATGATTTTACCACTCATTTCACTACCAGTAGGTATAGGTGCTTACCTATCTATATATCACAGACTTACATACTTATAGCTGGTTATAGGTAATAGGTACACTATCAGTTTAAAGCCGAAGTTTAATAACACGTTACATTGGTTTGGCCTCTTAGGTAGGTACTGTGCAAGTTATctttaaatagttgtaattttgTCTAGCCACATTCTCCCACGACGTagttcgaaaaaaatatttgataaactCAAGTCGGACTCGCCCAGCGAAGCGAAGGTTCCGTAACAATTTCTATGTAGGTATTGATATCTACTTAAGTAAGTAGAgtgaaaaatatgatttttttcgtTCTTCATATTCAACCGTTGGTATTATTTCAGATTTTTCCctcagtaggtatacctacttgtagTATGGGACGTtattacttaggtaggtacatatcttTCATAATTCAAGCCTCTAGAATCTAGACTAACTAGGTACTGTAGGTACTAATTACTAAAAGGAAACTACTGTAGGTACTGTATGTACCCTATGAATTGTGATTTCATTAATAAGTCAAAATAACTACtattttttaagttaacttagaagtttgattttttcacagcttcaacTATCTGAGGTTTAGACTCAATACCTTCGCGTTCTCGTGATGtttcttgacagacagacaaaaggaCAACAAAATAGATAAtcctacgagtacctataagGGTTAAGTAGCTAGGTTTCGATATTTTCCTTTCCAGGTAATGAAccctaaaattaaacaaaaaaacaaataacaaacgaAACCCATTTTGATccacaaattaaaaactaaagacGTTTATAACATGACAACATCGAGACATCGAAGGTAATTTACAACACTCGTTTGTGGAGATCCGGCCGAGATACGAGTAATTTACAGTTCTGTCCcttgttatacctacctaccgctACCCGCTACCCGCCGCCCGTCGACAGGTAGCCGCGTGACCCCTCGTcataaacacaataaaaaacCCGTTGAAACTTTAAAGGTTTGAACCTTTGAACGAGCCACAATAGCTGAGGGATTCAGGAGGCTGGACCAAGGTTCAAAATTACATatctaatatacataataaatagcctttttAGAGTCGTAGCTAgataaccaagggccctggtgcaaatgatAAAATGAGGCCCCACACTATCTagactggttaggttttataaagtaaaaatattaaatatacaataggacaaaatacataaaaatgttattgGTAAGTTACcttatcatcatctccttttcgttttcgaaattttttaaGTATGGGTAGAAAATTTTCTAACCTGACTCGATTGATTTTGTGGTAAGGTTTGAGGATCCCTGACCCTGAGCTTGAGGGCCCCAttgcaccgcctagcccctgggACAGTGACGCCATTGCTTTTCTATAGGCGGTAAGCCTAGGCGCTTCGGATCATGAAATTCCGCGTTCAAGTAGGTACCCACCTATACTGGGTCCggctaagtaggtacctaatattgaGCTATTCATAAGCTAAGgccttgttatatctactgtgctaagGCCGTCAGTTCCACCTATTGTCATTTGGTAACATGTGATATTTATCGTTACGGAGACAAGCATTACCTACCACCAGTGGTGTGGTTCACCAGGTTTTTAAGTAGGGTATGCACTGTaagtaaaaattagaaaattccttctccaactatatattttgtgatccaacataggtttgtatcgagtccttagggtaggcagtgcctTTTTGCATCTATGTAGTGCACGCCATTGATTATCACCCTATGTTACGTATTGGAGCAGCGTCAACTCTTTGCTCGGAGTCAACATGAGCTTCAATCGCATAtgaattttccaaaaatatctCAAAGCAAAAAATGAATAGCAAGTACGATTGACCCGTGCACTGATTTTAGCAGGTTTATCATTTACACGAATGCCTTCTAATACGAGCGCGCCTGCAGGTGACAAATACCCGCATACCTAGATACTGATAACGTGTTGGCTGTGACTGAGCATTTAGATAAACTGTGAGGAATCCGTGTTGAGTCGCTCACAGGCTGTCGGCTGCGCTCGCTGCAGGCTCGTAAAATACACATCTAATGACGAGCTGTGGAGCCGCCACTCTTTACTGGCTATTTGACAGGAAGCGACCACAGAACACGAAGCGTGATATTATAGCGATGCTGTTGCTATGTGATAgtcagtacctacttaatagatgcaaaaatgtactgcataccctgaggactcaCATTTACCTGTAGATATTTTATACCAACTCCGGTGGTTAGCCTAGATCCTAGGTTCAAATTCTGAGTTGAGATAAGAACCactgagtttaaaaaaaaagtacctaaaCATTTTCAACCTTGAGATCACTGGCAtgggaaagttggtggtgttagtgCTACGCACCCCTGTATcggaggtgctggaatggcaatcccgcaccggaaaacgctgTTTATTTGACTAAGTAGAGTTAGTTATATAAACAATGTAATTAGTAAGTTAGAGTTTTCGCTAAGTGTAGGTAACCTACCTGTAGTTAGCTGCTGTTATTTTAGGTTCTCCGATCCTTGAGTAGGGCTAAGCTATGCATATAGCTTAGTTAAATAAAGGAACTTGTACTTAGTATTATTTTAGCTGCCCGAACCCTAAGTAGAGCGAAGCTAAGCTATGCAACAGTAGCGCTCCTACCAGTGGACCGTTGCCGCTATACTCGCACATCGCTCGCACGTCCGTCACCGTTTATCGCGAGGATCTGTCGTATTTATTGGAGCGTCAAGAGCAGTGGGTAGCGCGGTAGCCCTAAAACCGCCGGTTTAATACCTCTCGTAAAGCGAAGGTAGCGGCGGGTCGAGCCGATAATTCCCCCCGACTCCCGATAAATTAGCTTAATTAGGGTGTAAAAAACTGAAGGAATCTAGTGCGGTCGTGGGTGGCCACGAATGACGCGGGCGGCAGATGATACGTCTAATTAGTGTTGAGTTGAGAGAGACGCTTGCGCTTACACTGCACCTATTGGTTTTTGGAATTCGTAGCGTGGGTCGGTAGCTAGCCGTAAACTTCTATCGATATGTTAAtgtattaaatagtttttgggTGCACATCACTATTTTGAGATTAAAATCTTAATACttatttgtttacttaataCTTAAACTACTCTGCCTTATTTAGGTAATAGTAGGTGCCTATTAACTAAATAGTGATACCCACAGAACGTATGGCACTTACGATGCGCGAGATAATAGATCCGTTATTAGAAATGTACCTACACCCTCATCTGTTAATTAATAGTGATTAGAATTAAATGAAAGACGATATTCACCTTGACTTGTTGCACAATGTGCAATGTGCAATATCCTAGTagaataggttgcctagttaaatcgtggtcaaacaataaaaactttgttCACTGAAAACACATAGGATAGTATCGTATCTCAACGGAGAACcgaatatatataatagtaaataaaaactggatttaaatattttttcaagatggtggaaaatacaaaatctaggCAACCCTACAGTTGCAACCTTTTCAGTTTCAGGTTTTTAGTTCTGTTTTGGTATATTCTTATACCTAGTGAACGACTTTTCAAATATCAGTTGTCCCTCATCTGCTTGGCAGCTAaccaaaaattttcatttataaatttaataattttttattgtttggtaACAAttggcaacctatgtgcaatgagtcaaggtgaatattatctattatttatttctaatcacaacttaataacagatgagggtatatatttctaataacggAACTTAGACCATACCTACCTCTACCTATGGCTAAGCTACGGATATGGAGTGCCGAATTCCCTTGCATTTTCCCTCCCACCTAAACACCCTCAAGTCGAGAGGGAATATACAATGTAATGAGAACTTTAGGCAATATCCTGggttaaatcataaaatattgagcttattaagatttttatttcaaaatagtgATGTGCACCCAAAACTATATAGTACATTAACATAATATCGATAGAACTTTATGGCGAGCTACTGACCCAGGCTACAAATTTCAAAAACCAATaggttttttggagtttactccataagAATAAATATGGGCACTAAAATTCGGTGAACGAATGACAGCATTACTTctaagtttaatttttcaggagTCAGTATTTCGAAATACATAGTATATGCTGCGGgaaacatacacctatttatctgaaagagtaaactcctttcgtgcgtcggagctgacacacactttcttTAGTTGAAtaacttcaaaattaaaaataacatgagATATACATCTTTATTGGCAGTACACAAATTAGTACTGAATCtactaaataacattttatttactagATTCGTTCTGGTGAACGATGAAAGGTGAACCTAATTGACTTTGGTTGGTTATGTCAGTGAGATGCAAAAAGTTTCTAACTGTAAACTTTTTGcactataaatgtaaaaattgtaaGCTAAGCTAAGTAAAGTTAAAGCTCTAAATAAACACTTTGCCCTCAAAGCTAATCTGTAATTGCCACATGGCATTACCAATATTAACACATACAAGTAAtgtcacttaaaaaaaaaagacacacagccaaacgtagaacctcctcctttttggaagtcggttaaaattggTAATGGTGGTCAATGGGAATTGGGAACACAGGCAACATCAGAGGGGACACAATCTCAAGTAATGAAGGTGATAGGATCAAAgttaaagttcatttatttcaattaggcttaatttacaataacTGGCTGTAGTAACATGGCTTTGCAAGAATACATTACTGTCTCATGCAGTCATGGGTGAAcacaaataactgaaaagacACCAAAAATGCCATATTAAGCTCAACTCATAATGTCAGGGGAATGAGAGAGATAGCATTTGGAAATATCAGCCTTCTGGAAACTTATGATTGTCTGTCAAGGCTACTACACCATACAACATAATGATATTTCATCACCTTGAAACATGTAACAATACAAGGTGTAACACAACATATACACTATAAGTTTTGTACAGTCACACAATCAGCAGCTGTTATTCAGCACGCTCCGCAGCTCAGAAGCAGTCAGGGTGAGCTTTAAGCTCAGCCGCCAGAGCGCGCTCCACCAGCGGCGCTGTAAAGCGGTTCAGCGCCAGCGAGCAGCACACGTGCGCGGGGCGAGCGCGCGCTGCGGCCAGGCGTCTAGCCAGTCGCACTGCGTCGTCAGCAGAGCCCAGCAACGCCGTGGCCAGGGCGCCGTTCTCGTGCGGCATACCCAGCGCCATGTCACCCAGCTGTGCATCCTGTGCGCCTAGCCACACCAGCGCGGATCCATCCATGCGTAGCACGGCCGCCCGGCACAGCAGTTCGCCGCTCCACACCTCGAATTCATGTACACGCCACGCGCTCTCGCGGTACTTCACGCGCCGTGTCGTCGTCAGCCGCTTCGGGGAGCtgccagcttccatcttcagTAACCGTTGTTGATTGCACCAGCTGATTTCAACCGGTTGTCCTTATAACCGCTTTGGTGGCAAATTTAGCACGAACACGAAGTTAAATATCTGAAGAATTTTGTATGTAAAGAATGGACGTAATATCTGTACGTATTTATATCAAAAAACTGGATTtgtattacaatattacattattttcaataaattacaaaagaaaacaaacaaacgtcaGTTCAATTGACTTGACattatttgacattgacaatttgatttgacattttgttttttttgtcaaTCATGTCtgcttttttttaactttcattaCAGCCCTGGACACCAGTCTTTTACTGAGATTGTAGACAGCCTCAgagggcctaattgtctaacggagttcattgatcgtaaagttcatacgatcggctacgatcaacgatcaatcgtaactttacattggtattgtctaatttagttcattatatgaagaccggatggtgaacgatgaactgaaatcattcatgaagattgcgtattgtttatgcaaaacgatagtgaaactatcgttaataatattatcaaatttaagtcaaactccataataatgcatatattttaacaaagttttatgtcttttgtttaaaacattaaagaagcattaaatttcacgaaaaatatctactattgaagaaaatagcgtgagaaaatggtacatgcaactcaagtaacaaaacgcaattaacgaatttaaccaagggctatttggactatttggtaatctccctgttgtctgtgtaggctagtgtcaaaataacggggtatcctattagtctgtggtaaaacatagcatattaataacctgtggattagaaattttaatttaacaaaacaaaacaaaatttttatttttcaggttttaaagagaatttagaaattgagcaaagttttaataaattatagtgatcttaggagcaaagtttacttcgtttgtgttattgttaatcaaaaatataaaagtaaacaaaaaagaaaactacctctatctaattttgtcgatgtccatttcttaagaagtttctcattaaaacaacccttaactcaggcaaggcagggctaaggtggttagtgtaactacaagtggttaacttacagtaagccaactgaagaacaatcaacaatgcccgattaataagagatcgcgctgcttgtctactatatgtccctgcactagttatagcagtaatttctttgtttggaagtatttagcacatccgggctgcgcaaaaggagagggtgggcatttcctctgtctcttagaaaagtccgcatgttatttttatcccagtgttaatctctaagtctcgtatgaatcggcactaatatacataagtttacctaagtgtgtgatgagtgacttcacaaacagacttattattaaaggatttgaacagttctctagctctttaggttgttttattccttcaccagccaacaacagtgccataattacaatgggttcgcagagttagtttatctaggcatttagatataccattcaaaatcctctactgagagcaaaaagttactgttttattttattttttattctttacaagttaaactgaaaatccacaaccctttcagttgctacacgtcatcacaccggaatgctaaatcgcttggccgtatgtctcaattggtccagccggggatcaaacacaggaccttcggaacattaattatcattaacatctgatagtggtatattaacaccataactaccaatccacattggagcaggttttttttttattctttacaagttagcccttgactacaatctcacctgatggtaagtgatgatgtaatctaagatggtaacgggctaacttgttaggagtagtaagacaatccacaccccttttggtttctacatggcatcgtaccggaatgctaaatcgcttagtggtaggtctttgccagtaaggtggtaactggccgaagcctcccaccagccagacctagaccaattgagaaaacctcaatcggcccagccagggatcaaacccaggacaccactgctaatgtttttctctcaaagattctatctaacttttggtatgaaatattaattttttttttaatttcagactaaattgattattatgaacagaccattatgatgaaccactgatattgactcagagacatgaagatgagtgctttgacaacaagactgactagctgagccagcttaagaattatgtggtgtgtgtgtgtctaattccaggagctctctatgtcagccatccatctatattcttactcatttttgttaattataaaataaatttgattatttagtgtgtaacttcattgtacctattctgctagctgttagaaagatagcatctgtaatagtttatttacggtaaaacatatttaaaaataaacatgctttaacatttaagtatggccaatatgttgtcaagtacagtgggcagggctgaatccatgatgatgactctttttctgatttaagaaaatatactaatcatcaaaacagtgtctgcaagtactgtacaggccgactgtttggatgagaagtatatatttgattatttttaagctttgtggtttcagggtttaaaaaatgtctaactgaaagtctatgtttactgtatttattattattataataaataaacttaaaaaaatctttttttataaacttccaacccctatttcaccctcagaggtgtcattttcataattcttagaatactagtagtcaagatactgtaataaaaagatacagtttgtgagattgtaggggtaaacactggacctactgaaccaatgttgaagattattttaccaataaaaatccacatttgagtattataggccatgtattccttcccacgggaacaggaattatgtgggtgaaactgcaggggggtgaacatacacaggtattataaatgtatttttacaactacacttttttgaataatttatttaattattgtaatggtaaaaaaaatattaatagtaaaatgttaaactgaaagctttagttttggaaaagactacaaaaaacaaactcagcgaagtaagtattcttttattttcaaatatcaaagaccaaatcaaatatcatcagcatttcacaatctatgcaaatattttgataatacacacacatttatgatttgaccagataacagggtcatcagtacaatgtcctatcagctaaaagcctttgccatcttttcttcagcacaccaatatgttattccactgtattgcaggtgctttttgcaatattggagtctgcagttatagggcatattccaaatatcctgtaaagcaaaattgttgatattgagcatattataaaatacacacatcaacatttattctcaatgtaagtgtagtttgtgtactaagataatatagcagacagacaagcttcgctttgactcattccctattcctatcctattctactcccacccattggcttatctactattatt
This window contains:
- the LOC112043521 gene encoding uncharacterized protein LOC112043521, translated to MEAGSSPKRLTTTRRVKYRESAWRVHEFEVWSGELLCRAAVLRMDGSALVWLGAQDAQLGDMALGMPHENGALATALLGSADDAVRLARRLAAARARPAHVCCSLALNRFTAPLVERALAAELKAHPDCF